The nucleotide window TATGAATCCTGTATAAGACCTTGCAGAACAACGTGGACCATAAGCTATCCACTTAAGTGTTTCTTCATGCTCGGTAGAATCAAGAGGCACCTAACAAAGTAAAATCAAGTCAAAAACATGTCCACTTAACTATGAATTATAAAAACAAGTCAGTAACCTGTTCTTTTAGCCAAGTTGCGAAATGCTTTGTGTGCATACTCCATAAGGTTGATGCATCTCGATGACATTTTGCATATGTGTCTTGTAAATACTGTAGATGCTCACTTGTAAGAAAATTAAAGCACAAGAAATGGATCAGTTGGTTAatcagaaaacaaataaaaacaagtGAGTTTAGATACTTACTCTACGTATGGTTCGACGATAGCCATGTTTTGGATGATAGCAAGATGTGCTATTTTCTTTTCCATTTCAGTCAGAGTAATTGAAGTGCTCTTGGATATTGGACGACCTTCTAAGATGGAGTTGTTCTCATACTCTGTGTTTCTGTCTGTTTTTTCTTCAACGTTTGTTGTCTTCTTCAAAAATTCACTGCAAAATCTGATACATTCTTCAGCTAAATACGACTCAGCAATGCATCCCTCAGGTCTTGCAGGATTTCTCACAAAGTCTTTGAGGACTTTCATGTACCTGAGAGGAAAGCAAGTGTAGATTGATTAGTGAAAGTGAGTATAGCCAAAATTTAAAACAGTCATATAAATAATACCTCTCAAATGGGTACATCCATCTAAATTGGACAGGTCCACCAAGGCGGGCTTCTCTTCCTAGGTGCACAGTCAAATGGACCATGATATCAAAGAAGCTTGGAGGGAAAAATCTTTCAAACAAGCATAGAGTCTCAACAATCTCAGCTTCCATAACCAACAGCTTCTCCCTATCAATCACTCTCTGACACAACATATTGAAGAATGCGCACAACCTCAAAATGGCTAGCCTAGGTCCTTTAGGTAACAATCCTTTAAGCGCGATCGGAAGAAGTTGCTGCATCAAAACATGATAGTCATGAGATTTCAAACCTGATACTTTACAGTCATCTAGTGAAACACCTCTTGAAATGTTTGAGCAATATCCATCTGGCCCTTTGAAGTCAAATAGTCGTCTGCAAAAGATCTTCTTCTCGGCCTTAGACAAAGACCACGGTGCTGGAGGAAGATATGTTCGTTTTCCTTGGATTTTAGGGTGCAACTCCGGCCTAATACCAAGATCCTCCAGATCTTTGCGAGCAGCAAGACCATCCTTAGATTTCCCACAGTGCAACAATGTGGAAACTAAACTCGCAGCCACATTTCTCTCCACATGCATGACATCCAAGTTGTGTCTCACAGGAAGTTCCTACGTAAAacagaaaaaacataaaaaaatcagTACTCAACATCTGAGCTTaaatcagagaaaaaaaatcataaacagAAACAGAAAAATTCATCAACAGAAACAGAAAAATTAATACCTCCCAGTATGGTAGTCTGAAGAAGATTGATCTCTTCTTCCACCGAGATATCTCATCTTCATCTACTTGAACattttcctcttcctcttcctcttcctctgatTCACTGGATAAAGCCTCAACATCAGAGCTTACTTCAGTACTCTGAATCCTTTTCCTCTTACTTGCAGatcttttaaaatttccaaAGTCATTGTTGAAGTTTctcagattttgagaaatttcacGACCTGTCAGTATTCTACCCCTTCTTCCTTGTTCGGATTTTCCATCAAACCACCTTTTCTTTCCCCTAAAACTATGAGCTGGTGGCAGACCCTTTCTGTGGCACATGTAGACATGTTTCCTGCTGAACTTTAGCCACATACTATCTGTCTTCTTTCCACATAACGGACACCCCATTTTCCCCTTAACTTTACAGCCTGCAAGATTCCCATAAGCTGGGAAATCACTGATCGTCCAAAGCAGCATTGCCTTAAGATTAAAAGTACTACGACTTACAGCGTCGTAGGTTACCTCTCCACTGCTCCACAGATGGTTTAGATCGTCGATGAGGGGTTCTAAGTACACATCGATGCTATTACCAGGCTGTTGTGGACCAGGAATCAACAAGGAAAGCATGATGTTCTCCTTCTTCATGCATAGGTCAGGCGGCAAGTTGTAGTTCACTAGCAAAACAGGCCAGCAACTGTACATCGAATTCTTCATATTGAAGGGATTAAATCCGTCAGTTGAAAGACCAAGCCTCAGGTTCCTTTCTTCTGCTGCAAAGGCCGGGTGTTTTGCATTCATCTGATCCCATGTGACTGAATCAACCGGGTGTCGAAGTTTTCCGTCAGTGCTTTTGTTGGTGAAGTGCCACCTCAAATCTTTTGCCATTTGCTCAGACCTGAACATCCTCTTCAGTCTTGGTATGATGGGAAAGTAACGTAATACTTTCTGTGGGACGCCTTTCTTCTTCTCGCCAGTGTGCATATTGGTCTTCCATCTTGAAGCCTTGCATTTTGGACACTTTTCAAGCTTCTTGTACCTCTTTCTGAATAGACAGCAGTCATTGACGCATGCATGAATCTTCTCGTAGCCCATATCAAAGGATTTCAGAAATTTCTTTACCTCATACAACGAAGTGTGGAGCACATTATCCTCTGGTAACATCTCCGGTAAGGTCTCAAGCAGATCGTTGAAGCTCTTGTCAGACCACCCATTCTGTGTCTTCAGTCTGAATAAAGAAACAATGGCGGATAGCTTGCTGTGTGATGCACAACTCGGATACAACGGAGTCTCTGCTTCAGCTATCTTTGCCAAGAATTCATCTTCTTTCTTGTCGTCTCCCTCTGCCATCTCAGATAACTCTCCAGTACCAGCTAACTCTTCATCAAAACACTCAGCGGCTCTGTATAACCCGAAGATCTCATCATTCCACTGACTTGTGCTGCTTTCAGATACAACTCTAGACTCCAATTCTCCATGAAGATACCAATCAGACCGCTTCTTGTAAGACTCATCCATTCCCCTAGTAACTAGATGATCAACTACCACAGCTCCTGAGTGACGATCAATATTACGGCAGTCAATGCAGGGACAAACAATCATATCAGTTCCTCCCTGACCTCCAGCCACATCTCGTACAAAATTTGAAGCCCCTCTCTCATACGCAGGATCAACTCTGCAATGGAGCatgaaaagcaaaacaaaaataaacagagTTAAGTCTCTCAACACATACTGAAACATatcaaataataacaaaaataaacgaaTTAAGTACCTGCTAAGATGAACCCATGCCTTATCCACCATTATATTGCTAAACTGAAACTGAAACTTCACTAACAATTTTTTGACAAATTGTCATCAGAGTCATCAGTATAATCACTCAGAATACTCAGAACTTGTCCTCGATTTCATAGTAAAAGCAGTCAAAGTCATCAGTATAATCACTCAGAATACTATAATACCACACAACGCAACGATTCTGAACAAATCTACTACGATTCTAAGCAAAAACGAAAACTGATTCACACAACACAATGACAATCAAGCTAACTATCAACACAGAGATGAGATGAAATCAAATCAGGAAAGAG belongs to Brassica rapa cultivar Chiifu-401-42 chromosome A07, CAAS_Brap_v3.01, whole genome shotgun sequence and includes:
- the LOC117126529 gene encoding uncharacterized protein LOC117126529 isoform X2, translating into MVDKAWVHLSRVDPAYERGASNFVRDVAGGQGGTDMIVCPCIDCRNIDRHSGAVVVDHLVTRGMDESYKKRSDWYLHGELESRVVSESSTSQWNDEIFGLYRAAECFDEELAGTGELSEMAEGDDKKEDEFLAKIAEAETPLYPSCASHSKLSAIVSLFRLKTQNGWSDKSFNDLLETLPEMLPEDNVLHTSLYEVKKFLKSFDMGYEKIHACVNDCCLFRKRYKKLEKCPKCKASRWKTNMHTGEKKKGVPQKVLRYFPIIPRLKRMFRSEQMAKDLRWHFTNKSTDGKLRHPVDSVTWDQMNAKHPAFAAEERNLRLGLSTDGFNPFNMKNSMYSCWPVLLVNYNLPPDLCMKKENIMLSLLIPGPQQPGNSIDVYLEPLIDDLNHLWSSGEVTYDAVSRSTFNLKAMLLWTISDFPAYGNLAGCKVKGKMGCPLCGKKTDSMWLKFSRKHVYMCHRKGLPPAHSFRGKKRWFDGKSEQGRRGRILTGREISQNLRNFNNDFGNFKRSASKRKRIQSTEVSSDVEALSSESEEEEEEEENVQVDEDEISRWKKRSIFFRLPYWEELPVRHNLDVMHVERNVAASLVSTLLHCGKSKDGLAARKDLEDLGIRPELHPKIQGKRTYLPPAPWSLSKAEKKIFCRRLFDFKGPDGYCSNISRGVSLDDCKVSGLKSHDYHVLMQQLLPIALKGLLPKGPRLAILRLCAFFNMLCQRVIDREKLLVMEAEIVETLCLFERFFPPSFFDIMVHLTVHLGREARLGGPVQFRWMYPFERYMKVLKDFVRNPARPEGCIAESYLAEECIRFCSEFLKKTTNVEEKTDRNTEYENNSILEGRPISKSTSITLTEMEKKIAHLAIIQNMAIVEPYVDEHLQYLQDTYAKCHRDASTLWSMHTKHFATWLKEQVPLDSTEHEETLKWIAYGPRCSARSYTGFIVNGQRFHTTSIDRRSQNSGVYYEARAVCRSSARDTSQVVDLVSYYGRVTDIILIDYNVFYVPLFRCEWAVKGNGVKIEDGFTLVNLHHSQASFASDPYILASQAKQVFYSREDESSHWYTVMRGPSRRYSKEDIQEGTADIGPLPSNIDMEVDIDEAENVRTDCEGIYV
- the LOC117126529 gene encoding uncharacterized protein LOC117126529 isoform X1; this translates as MVDKAWVHLSRYLIRLFLLLFDMFQYVLRDLTLFIFVLLFMLHCRVDPAYERGASNFVRDVAGGQGGTDMIVCPCIDCRNIDRHSGAVVVDHLVTRGMDESYKKRSDWYLHGELESRVVSESSTSQWNDEIFGLYRAAECFDEELAGTGELSEMAEGDDKKEDEFLAKIAEAETPLYPSCASHSKLSAIVSLFRLKTQNGWSDKSFNDLLETLPEMLPEDNVLHTSLYEVKKFLKSFDMGYEKIHACVNDCCLFRKRYKKLEKCPKCKASRWKTNMHTGEKKKGVPQKVLRYFPIIPRLKRMFRSEQMAKDLRWHFTNKSTDGKLRHPVDSVTWDQMNAKHPAFAAEERNLRLGLSTDGFNPFNMKNSMYSCWPVLLVNYNLPPDLCMKKENIMLSLLIPGPQQPGNSIDVYLEPLIDDLNHLWSSGEVTYDAVSRSTFNLKAMLLWTISDFPAYGNLAGCKVKGKMGCPLCGKKTDSMWLKFSRKHVYMCHRKGLPPAHSFRGKKRWFDGKSEQGRRGRILTGREISQNLRNFNNDFGNFKRSASKRKRIQSTEVSSDVEALSSESEEEEEEEENVQVDEDEISRWKKRSIFFRLPYWEELPVRHNLDVMHVERNVAASLVSTLLHCGKSKDGLAARKDLEDLGIRPELHPKIQGKRTYLPPAPWSLSKAEKKIFCRRLFDFKGPDGYCSNISRGVSLDDCKVSGLKSHDYHVLMQQLLPIALKGLLPKGPRLAILRLCAFFNMLCQRVIDREKLLVMEAEIVETLCLFERFFPPSFFDIMVHLTVHLGREARLGGPVQFRWMYPFERYMKVLKDFVRNPARPEGCIAESYLAEECIRFCSEFLKKTTNVEEKTDRNTEYENNSILEGRPISKSTSITLTEMEKKIAHLAIIQNMAIVEPYVDEHLQYLQDTYAKCHRDASTLWSMHTKHFATWLKEQVPLDSTEHEETLKWIAYGPRCSARSYTGFIVNGQRFHTTSIDRRSQNSGVYYEARAVCRSSARDTSQVVDLVSYYGRVTDIILIDYNVFYVPLFRCEWAVKGNGVKIEDGFTLVNLHHSQASFASDPYILASQAKQVFYSREDESSHWYTVMRGPSRRYSKEDIQEGTADIGPLPSNIDMEVDIDEAENVRTDCEGIYV